The Aeromicrobium yanjiei genome includes a region encoding these proteins:
- a CDS encoding FAS1-like dehydratase domain-containing protein: MRPPGLLVDPETVHALADLLGADDLDVAAGAPLPPLWHWAALARWRPWASLGRDGHAEDGSLPTRPDLPRRMFAGGSLVVHRPLRIGSTVHVSRSVQDVKDTEGRSGPLRFVTVRDVVEDQDGIALEERQDIVYRPAPTGPTAATPREPTSVLPAGPSGLDASAQPWTFTGDAPLLMRFSALTRNTHRIHYDHPYATGVEGYEGLVVHGPLLAIVLAETVRRSGAAMHRVDHRGRSALIAGHRGELRTEAGPDSTRATLSEHDRLCAEITVHHHIQESP, translated from the coding sequence GTGAGGCCGCCCGGGCTGCTCGTCGACCCGGAGACCGTCCACGCACTCGCCGACCTCCTCGGCGCGGACGACCTGGACGTGGCAGCGGGCGCTCCCCTGCCGCCGCTGTGGCACTGGGCCGCACTCGCCCGCTGGCGTCCATGGGCCTCGCTCGGCCGCGACGGGCACGCCGAGGACGGCTCCCTGCCAACCCGGCCCGATCTGCCCCGCCGGATGTTCGCCGGTGGGTCCCTCGTCGTGCACCGTCCGCTGCGGATCGGCTCGACCGTGCACGTGTCCCGCAGCGTGCAGGACGTCAAGGACACCGAGGGCCGCTCGGGCCCGCTCCGGTTCGTCACCGTCCGCGACGTCGTGGAGGACCAGGACGGGATCGCCCTCGAGGAGCGGCAGGACATCGTCTACCGTCCGGCCCCCACGGGCCCGACCGCTGCGACGCCGCGGGAGCCTACCTCCGTCCTGCCGGCGGGGCCGTCGGGCCTCGACGCGTCCGCTCAGCCGTGGACGTTCACCGGCGACGCCCCGTTGCTGATGCGCTTCAGCGCACTCACCCGCAACACCCACCGCATCCACTACGACCACCCGTACGCGACCGGGGTCGAGGGCTACGAGGGCCTGGTCGTGCACGGCCCGCTGCTCGCCATCGTCCTGGCCGAGACGGTCCGCCGCAGCGGCGCCGCGATGCACCGCGTCGACCACCGCGGACGCTCGGCCCTGATCGCCGGGCACCGCGGCGAGCTGCGCACCGAGGCCGGCCCCGACTCGACCCGAGCCACCTTGTCCGAGCACGACCGTCTGTGCGCCGAGATCACCGTCCACCACCACATCCAGGAGTCACCGTGA
- the fabG gene encoding 3-oxoacyl-ACP reductase FabG: MNALLDSQVAIVTGGAQGIGLAIARSYVDAGAKVVVADLDGEAAVAAATELGEDVAIGVACDVVVADQVQGAIDAALARWGRFDIMVNNAGITRDATMRTMTEEQFDQVIAVHLKGCWNGTRLAAAHLREQKSGAIVNISSLSGKVGMVGQTNYSAAKAGIIGMTKAAAKEMAHHGVRVNAIQPGLIASAMTRAMPQKAWDQKMAEIPMQRAGEPEEIASVALFYASAMSSYMTGTVAEVTGGRFM, from the coding sequence ATGAACGCACTGCTGGACTCGCAGGTCGCCATCGTCACCGGAGGTGCGCAGGGCATCGGCCTGGCCATCGCCCGCAGCTACGTGGACGCCGGAGCGAAGGTCGTCGTCGCCGATCTCGACGGAGAAGCCGCGGTCGCCGCGGCCACCGAGCTCGGCGAGGACGTCGCGATCGGGGTCGCCTGCGACGTCGTCGTGGCCGACCAGGTCCAGGGCGCCATCGACGCGGCACTCGCCCGATGGGGCCGCTTCGACATCATGGTCAACAACGCCGGCATCACGCGTGACGCCACGATGCGCACCATGACCGAGGAGCAGTTCGACCAGGTCATCGCCGTGCACCTCAAGGGCTGCTGGAACGGGACGCGGCTGGCGGCCGCGCACCTGCGTGAGCAGAAGTCCGGCGCGATCGTCAACATCTCGTCGCTCTCGGGCAAGGTCGGCATGGTGGGCCAGACCAACTACTCGGCGGCCAAGGCCGGCATCATCGGCATGACCAAGGCCGCCGCCAAGGAGATGGCTCACCACGGTGTCCGCGTGAACGCGATCCAGCCGGGCCTCATCGCCTCCGCGATGACCCGCGCGATGCCGCAGAAGGCGTGGGACCAGAAGATGGCCGAGATCCCCATGCAGCGCGCCGGTGAGCCCGAGGAGATCGCCTCGGTCGCCCTGTTCTACGCCTCGGCGATGTCGTCCTACATGACCGGGACCGTCGCCGAGGTGACCGGCGGACGGTTCATGTGA
- a CDS encoding HpcH/HpaI aldolase/citrate lyase family protein codes for MTTARSLLFVPGDRPDRFARAATSGADLVVTDIEDAVAPERKDAARAAIDDAVREGLRPAVRINAVGTPWHADDLDLVRRHGLLVMLPKAEEAALSALDGLRVVALVETARGLLDAPRIAAHPCVDRLALGHLDLAAELGVSPDNRTIVDAARVQLLIASTAAGLPGPVDGVTAQLRDPEWLRADLAAATAVGCAGKLCIHPDQIAPVHAALAPDDDEIAWARRVLASADAGVSVVDDRMVDAPVLARARTILARTDEARTEGEHPS; via the coding sequence ATGACGACGGCCCGTTCGCTGCTCTTCGTGCCCGGCGACCGTCCGGACCGGTTCGCCCGCGCGGCCACGAGCGGCGCCGATCTCGTCGTCACCGATATCGAGGACGCCGTGGCGCCCGAGCGAAAGGACGCCGCCCGGGCCGCGATCGACGATGCCGTACGGGAGGGCTTGCGTCCCGCGGTGCGCATCAACGCCGTCGGCACGCCGTGGCACGCGGACGACCTCGACCTGGTGCGGCGCCACGGACTGCTCGTGATGCTGCCGAAGGCAGAGGAGGCAGCCCTCTCGGCGCTCGACGGGCTCCGGGTCGTCGCCCTCGTCGAGACGGCGCGCGGCCTGCTCGACGCCCCACGGATCGCCGCCCACCCCTGCGTGGACCGGCTGGCGCTGGGCCACCTCGACCTGGCCGCCGAGCTCGGCGTCTCCCCCGACAACCGGACGATCGTGGACGCCGCGCGCGTTCAGCTGCTGATCGCGTCAACGGCGGCCGGCCTGCCCGGTCCCGTCGACGGCGTCACCGCCCAGCTGCGCGACCCCGAGTGGCTGCGGGCAGATCTCGCGGCCGCGACGGCCGTCGGCTGCGCCGGCAAGCTCTGCATCCACCCCGACCAGATCGCCCCGGTCCACGCCGCCCTCGCACCCGACGACGACGAGATCGCGTGGGCCCGGCGAGTCCTGGCCTCCGCCGACGCCGGCGTGTCCGTCGTCGACGACCGCATGGTCGACGCCCCCGTCCTCGCCCGCGCACGCACCATCCTCGCCCGCACGGACGAGGCACGAACCGAAGGAGAGCACCCGTCATGA
- a CDS encoding CoA transferase, with translation MSAQPLVGLEVVECSTFVAGPSCGMTLAQLGADVVRVDLPGGGSDFGRWPLSATGESLYWTNLNKGKRSVAIDYRTPAGRELLTAFTTRTGDHRGVYVDNVVGRHRLRHDDLAALRSDMITVHVEGFADGRPAVDYTVNASIGIATMTGPDFLDTPVNHVLPAWDLLTGMHAAVGVLASLERRRTTGEGSAINVALYDVAVSAVGALGWFAEAEEAGADRPRHGNHVFGSFGTDFATSDGSRIMVVALTEGQWDALCDVTGTRDVFAALEKALDLDLRQESARYEVRETIASILRPWFIARDLTALRPLLDQARVLWAPYLSVVEAAASARASSDPVLHDVDQPGVGPMPTTVSPLRWAQTERKPALTPRLGADTGPVLAESLGLTDADLGRLAADGVIALTS, from the coding sequence ATGAGCGCCCAGCCGCTGGTCGGCCTCGAGGTCGTGGAGTGCTCGACGTTCGTCGCCGGACCGAGCTGCGGAATGACGCTCGCCCAGCTGGGTGCCGACGTCGTCCGGGTCGATCTGCCGGGCGGAGGCAGCGACTTCGGCCGCTGGCCCCTGAGCGCGACCGGCGAGAGCCTCTACTGGACCAATCTCAACAAGGGCAAGCGCTCCGTCGCGATCGACTACCGCACCCCCGCCGGACGTGAGCTGCTCACGGCCTTCACCACCCGCACCGGCGACCACCGCGGCGTCTACGTCGACAACGTGGTGGGCCGGCACCGGCTGCGCCACGACGACCTCGCGGCACTGCGCAGCGACATGATCACCGTCCACGTCGAGGGCTTCGCGGACGGCCGACCCGCCGTCGACTACACCGTCAACGCCTCGATCGGCATCGCCACCATGACGGGGCCGGACTTCCTCGACACCCCCGTCAACCACGTGCTCCCCGCCTGGGACCTGCTCACGGGCATGCACGCGGCGGTCGGCGTCCTCGCCTCCCTCGAGCGGCGCCGGACGACGGGAGAGGGCAGCGCGATCAACGTGGCCCTCTACGACGTCGCGGTCTCGGCGGTCGGAGCCCTCGGCTGGTTCGCCGAGGCGGAGGAGGCCGGCGCCGATCGGCCCCGCCACGGCAACCACGTCTTCGGCTCGTTCGGCACCGACTTCGCGACGTCCGACGGCTCGCGGATCATGGTCGTGGCGCTGACCGAGGGACAGTGGGACGCGCTGTGCGACGTCACCGGCACGCGGGACGTCTTCGCCGCCCTGGAGAAGGCACTCGACCTGGACCTACGCCAGGAGTCGGCGCGCTACGAGGTGCGCGAGACGATCGCGTCGATCCTGCGCCCCTGGTTCATCGCCCGCGACCTTACTGCGCTCCGACCGCTGCTCGACCAGGCCCGTGTCCTGTGGGCGCCCTACCTGTCGGTGGTCGAGGCCGCGGCCTCGGCCCGCGCCTCCAGCGACCCCGTCCTGCACGACGTCGACCAGCCCGGCGTGGGCCCCATGCCCACCACGGTCTCACCGCTGCGCTGGGCGCAGACCGAGCGCAAGCCTGCCCTCACGCCCCGACTCGGCGCCGACACCGGCCCCGTCCTCGCCGAGTCGCTGGGTCTGACCGATGCCGACCTCGGCCGCCTCGCGGCTGACGGCGTGATCGCCCTGACGTCATGA
- a CDS encoding enoyl-CoA hydratase/isomerase family protein: MLELRLHRPERRNALDQTLIDALRDALDTDARHARCTVLTGADTFFCSGGDVASMPGADDGLFGPAGRLELIHGVIERFAALPCPTVVAVEGYALGAGWGLALAGDILVAGEDAAFQAPFSQRGLAADAGVAWHLTRRLGRHGANRHLLLGEPLTAPEALSAGLVTILAAPRTATRVALDVAARLAAGPVESVAVTRWMSRVAEDRDVTGFLREERIGVALAGHGRDAAEGKAAFREKREPEFAR, from the coding sequence GTGCTGGAGCTGCGCCTCCACCGGCCCGAGCGACGCAACGCCCTGGACCAGACGCTCATCGACGCCCTGCGGGACGCGCTCGACACCGACGCGCGGCACGCACGCTGCACCGTCCTCACCGGAGCCGACACCTTCTTCTGCTCCGGCGGCGACGTCGCCTCGATGCCGGGCGCCGACGACGGGTTGTTCGGTCCGGCCGGCCGGCTCGAGCTCATCCACGGCGTCATCGAGCGGTTCGCGGCGCTGCCGTGCCCGACCGTCGTCGCGGTGGAGGGCTACGCGCTCGGCGCCGGGTGGGGGCTCGCCCTGGCCGGCGACATTCTGGTGGCCGGCGAGGACGCCGCCTTCCAGGCGCCGTTCTCCCAGCGTGGTCTGGCCGCTGACGCCGGCGTCGCCTGGCACCTGACCCGGCGGCTCGGACGCCACGGCGCGAACCGCCACCTCCTGCTGGGTGAGCCGCTCACCGCCCCGGAGGCGCTCTCGGCCGGGCTGGTGACGATCCTCGCTGCTCCGCGTACCGCGACGCGGGTCGCGCTGGACGTCGCCGCGAGACTCGCGGCCGGGCCGGTCGAGTCCGTCGCCGTGACGCGCTGGATGAGCCGCGTCGCCGAGGATCGCGACGTCACCGGATTCCTCCGCGAGGAGCGGATCGGCGTCGCCCTGGCCGGACACGGCCGCGACGCCGCCGAGGGGAAGGCCGCCTTCCGCGAGAAGCGCGAGCCGGAGTTCGCACGATGA
- a CDS encoding VanZ family protein, which translates to MQTHEVPTLPVLIPVTAAAIAGTLWWLQRRGRLTGPRAVVAIVACVYGAVVLAHVLLPLPIDMDNARPWRASVHLTPFVDVAEDPIGMILNVALFVPLGALLPLLTRVTSMRRAALLGLCVSLSIETVQLAGSLTVSPGRVADVDDLIGNTVGTMIGYAAYSLLAMAPAVRRLLDRAASLADTP; encoded by the coding sequence GTGCAGACACACGAAGTCCCGACGTTGCCCGTGCTGATCCCGGTGACGGCAGCGGCCATCGCCGGCACCCTGTGGTGGCTGCAGCGTCGCGGTCGGCTGACCGGCCCGCGCGCGGTGGTCGCGATCGTCGCGTGCGTCTACGGTGCGGTAGTCCTCGCGCACGTGCTCCTGCCCCTGCCGATCGACATGGACAACGCGCGACCGTGGCGCGCGTCCGTGCACCTCACCCCATTCGTCGACGTCGCCGAGGACCCGATCGGCATGATCTTGAACGTCGCGCTGTTCGTGCCGCTCGGCGCGCTGCTCCCGCTCCTGACCCGGGTGACGTCGATGCGCCGGGCCGCGCTCCTCGGCCTGTGCGTGAGCCTCAGCATCGAGACGGTGCAGCTCGCCGGCTCGCTCACGGTGAGCCCGGGCCGGGTCGCCGATGTGGACGACCTGATCGGCAACACGGTCGGCACGATGATCGGCTACGCGGCCTACTCGCTGCTCGCGATGGCACCCGCGGTGCGCCGCTTGCTCGACCGGGCGGCCTCCTTGGCGGACACACCCTGA
- a CDS encoding GH92 family glycosyl hydrolase, whose amino-acid sequence MNVRMVLSGALAAGLLVPFAVASPSSADRGPAPHRDLVSYVDPLIGTANGGNTYPGAVRPFGMLSWSPTSTKGDQTDTGAANGYQYDTTRVRGFALTHVNGAGCHPGAAGDVPIFPHVGQVATSPTADTKDQTYASDFSHADETAEPGRYALGLANGAETDFAATTRAGIGTFSFPRGQQANLLFRTSNSLNGSEDATTRIDPRTQTVSGSVLTGGFCGRRGNGGGSNKFSYYRLHFTAHFDQKFVRTGTWVDGQLRPGTTSASGGEGYETGSKRAGRGSGGYVGFDTRRAVTMRIGISYTSLAAAEANLAAELTPRATVDRVAAAGTKAWNRQLRRVEVAGGSTPKLTTFYTALYHSFLQPNITSDVAGTYLGADRKVHRLKRGQRAQYGNYSGWDQYRAHTQLLALLEPRIAGDFAQSLLNLSRQNGGVWDRWVHVNGPTRVMTGDPSAPTLAGMNALGVDNFEVEAAFDSLVRQATVPNPAGLSDYGCPGQCAGMRPNLAEYLRLHYAPQDTCHCWGGAAETLEDSAADYGLAQWAKRLGRTREAQRFTDRAGWWRNTFNPRATPTAGYQQARNADGSWVEPFDPTSDLGFAQGSSATYTWMVQHDVHGLAALMGGDARAVARLDEFFRSGYDPTNEPGIHTPWLYNALGQPWKTQQTVRDYMDRVYGTGPTGLPGNDDLGTMSAWYVWSALGIYPQTPSRGEMLLSSPTFPKVWINRHGGPTTMISAPGASADAIYVRSARLDGRSWTRSWLPASVLNRGGDLTVRVGDRPRTSWGSSPQDVPRDR is encoded by the coding sequence ATGAACGTACGTATGGTGCTGTCCGGAGCGTTGGCGGCGGGCCTGCTGGTCCCGTTCGCGGTGGCCTCGCCTTCATCGGCCGATCGTGGGCCCGCACCGCACCGCGACCTCGTCTCGTACGTCGACCCGCTCATCGGCACCGCCAACGGCGGCAACACCTACCCGGGCGCGGTCCGTCCGTTCGGCATGCTCTCGTGGTCGCCCACCAGCACGAAGGGCGACCAGACCGACACCGGCGCGGCCAACGGCTACCAGTACGACACGACCCGCGTACGCGGCTTCGCCCTGACCCACGTCAACGGGGCCGGCTGCCACCCGGGCGCGGCCGGCGACGTGCCGATCTTCCCGCACGTCGGGCAGGTGGCCACCTCACCGACCGCCGACACGAAGGACCAGACCTACGCGAGCGACTTCTCGCACGCCGACGAAACCGCCGAGCCGGGTCGGTACGCCCTCGGCCTGGCCAACGGCGCCGAGACGGACTTCGCCGCGACGACCCGCGCGGGGATCGGGACGTTCTCCTTCCCGCGCGGCCAGCAGGCCAACCTGCTCTTCCGCACGTCCAACTCGCTCAACGGCAGCGAGGACGCCACGACCCGCATCGACCCGCGGACCCAGACGGTCTCCGGCTCGGTGCTGACCGGCGGGTTCTGCGGGCGACGTGGCAACGGCGGCGGCAGCAACAAGTTCTCCTACTACCGGCTCCACTTCACCGCTCACTTCGACCAGAAGTTTGTCCGCACCGGCACCTGGGTCGACGGGCAGCTGCGACCCGGCACCACGTCGGCCAGCGGCGGCGAGGGTTACGAGACGGGAAGCAAGCGGGCTGGTCGCGGATCGGGTGGCTACGTCGGCTTCGACACCCGCCGAGCGGTCACGATGCGTATCGGCATCTCCTACACGAGCCTTGCGGCGGCCGAGGCCAATCTCGCCGCCGAGCTCACGCCCCGCGCCACGGTCGACCGTGTCGCCGCCGCCGGCACAAAGGCCTGGAACCGGCAGCTGCGTCGCGTCGAGGTCGCGGGCGGCAGCACGCCCAAGCTCACGACGTTCTACACCGCGCTCTACCACTCGTTCCTGCAGCCCAACATCACCAGCGACGTCGCGGGCACGTACCTCGGCGCGGACCGCAAGGTGCATCGCCTCAAGCGTGGCCAGCGCGCGCAGTACGGCAACTACTCGGGCTGGGACCAGTACCGCGCCCACACCCAGCTGCTGGCCCTGCTCGAGCCCCGGATCGCGGGAGACTTCGCGCAGTCGTTGCTCAACCTGTCCCGGCAGAACGGCGGCGTGTGGGATCGCTGGGTGCATGTCAACGGGCCGACCCGGGTCATGACGGGCGATCCGAGCGCGCCCACGCTGGCCGGCATGAATGCCCTCGGGGTCGACAACTTCGAGGTCGAGGCGGCGTTCGACTCGCTGGTGCGCCAGGCCACCGTCCCCAACCCGGCCGGGCTGTCCGACTACGGCTGCCCGGGCCAGTGCGCCGGCATGCGTCCCAACCTCGCCGAGTATCTGCGCCTGCACTACGCCCCGCAGGACACCTGCCACTGCTGGGGCGGGGCCGCCGAGACGCTCGAGGACAGCGCCGCCGACTACGGCCTCGCGCAGTGGGCCAAGCGGCTCGGGCGCACGCGCGAGGCGCAACGCTTCACCGACCGCGCCGGTTGGTGGCGCAACACGTTCAACCCGCGCGCCACCCCGACCGCCGGCTACCAGCAGGCCCGCAACGCCGACGGCTCGTGGGTCGAGCCGTTCGACCCCACGAGCGACCTCGGCTTCGCGCAGGGCAGCTCGGCGACGTACACCTGGATGGTGCAGCACGACGTGCACGGGCTGGCGGCGCTGATGGGCGGCGACGCCCGGGCCGTCGCGCGTCTCGACGAGTTCTTCCGCAGCGGCTACGACCCGACCAACGAGCCCGGCATCCACACCCCGTGGCTCTACAACGCCCTCGGCCAGCCGTGGAAGACCCAGCAGACCGTGCGCGACTACATGGACCGGGTCTACGGCACCGGACCCACGGGTCTCCCGGGCAACGACGACCTCGGGACGATGTCCGCCTGGTACGTCTGGAGCGCGTTGGGCATCTATCCCCAGACACCGAGCCGTGGCGAGATGCTGCTGTCGAGCCCGACGTTCCCGAAGGTCTGGATCAACCGGCACGGCGGCCCAACCACGATGATCAGCGCTCCGGGGGCGTCCGCTGACGCGATATACGTCCGGTCGGCCCGCCTCGACGGGCGCAGCTGGACCCGCTCCTGGTTGCCTGCCTCGGTGCTCAACCGCGGCGGCGACCTGACGGTCAGGGTCGGCGACCGGCCGCGGACGTCGTGGGGATCCTCGCCCCAGGACGTCCCCCGTGATCGCTAG